Proteins from a single region of Streptomyces glaucescens:
- a CDS encoding S1 family peptidase, which translates to MSHKRIPKRKAVLAVGGVAALGAAALLLPNANASQDGTADTKAAPRTLRAADASDLAARLSGLLGDAFAGSYYDADRQQLVVNVVGDNNQLVVQAKKAGAAVREVDNSTTELEAAARTLKSEATIPGTAWAVDPRSNKILVTADSTVAGGDWDTLESTVRELGPGMATLRRSTGTFKTFASGGDAIFGGGARCSLGFNVTAGDGTPAFLTAGHCGVAAAQWSDTQGGAPIGTVDQAVFPGQGDFALVKYDDPATEAPSEVNAEGRRVPILQAAEAAVGQQVFRMGSTTGLADGTITGLDATVNYPEGTVTGLIQTNVCAEPGDSGGAMFTQDGLALGLTSGGSGDCTVGGETFFQPVTTALEAVGATLDGTGTGDAAGAGGADDGTGGAEEGAGGAEDGAVGEQGAEDQQGAGDGEQGAGNGQQGAGNAEQGAGNGQQGAGDQTGGTDESGLTETH; encoded by the coding sequence TTGAGTCACAAGCGAATTCCGAAGCGCAAGGCCGTGCTGGCCGTCGGCGGCGTGGCGGCGCTCGGAGCGGCGGCCCTCCTGCTGCCGAACGCCAACGCGTCCCAGGACGGCACGGCGGACACCAAGGCCGCCCCGAGGACCCTGCGCGCCGCGGACGCCTCGGACCTCGCCGCCCGGCTCTCCGGGCTCCTCGGCGACGCCTTCGCCGGGTCGTACTACGACGCGGACCGGCAGCAGCTCGTCGTCAACGTGGTCGGCGACAACAACCAGCTCGTCGTCCAGGCCAAGAAGGCGGGCGCGGCGGTCCGCGAGGTGGACAACAGCACCACCGAACTCGAGGCCGCCGCGCGGACCCTGAAGAGCGAGGCCACCATCCCCGGCACCGCGTGGGCCGTCGACCCCAGGAGCAACAAGATCCTCGTCACCGCCGACAGCACCGTCGCCGGCGGCGACTGGGACACGCTGGAGTCCACCGTGCGCGAACTCGGTCCCGGCATGGCCACCTTGCGCAGGTCCACCGGCACCTTCAAGACCTTCGCCTCCGGAGGCGACGCCATCTTCGGCGGGGGCGCCCGCTGCTCCCTCGGCTTCAACGTCACCGCGGGCGACGGCACCCCCGCCTTCCTGACCGCCGGTCACTGCGGTGTCGCTGCGGCGCAGTGGTCCGACACCCAGGGCGGAGCCCCCATCGGCACCGTCGACCAGGCTGTCTTCCCCGGCCAGGGCGACTTCGCCCTCGTCAAGTACGACGACCCCGCGACCGAGGCGCCCAGCGAGGTGAACGCCGAGGGCCGGCGCGTCCCGATCCTCCAGGCGGCCGAGGCGGCCGTCGGCCAGCAGGTGTTCCGCATGGGCAGCACCACGGGACTCGCCGACGGCACGATCACCGGTCTGGACGCCACCGTCAACTACCCGGAGGGCACCGTCACCGGCCTCATCCAGACGAACGTCTGCGCCGAACCCGGCGACAGCGGCGGCGCGATGTTCACCCAGGACGGCCTCGCCCTCGGTCTGACCTCCGGCGGCAGCGGGGACTGCACGGTCGGCGGGGAGACGTTCTTCCAGCCGGTCACCACCGCGCTGGAGGCGGTGGGCGCGACGCTGGACGGCACCGGCACCGGCGACGCGGCGGGCGCCGGGGGAGCGGACGACGGCACAGGGGGAGCGGAGGAAGGCGCCGGGGGCGCGGAGGACGGCGCCGTCGGCGAGCAGGGCGCGGAGGACCAGCAGGGCGCCGGGGACGGAGAACAGGGCGCCGGCAACGGACAGCAGGGCGCCGGCAACGCAGAACAAGGAGCCGGCAACGGGCAGCAGGGCGCCGGTGACCAGACGGGCGGTACGGACGAGTCCGGCCTGACCGAGACCCACTGA
- a CDS encoding PP2C family protein-serine/threonine phosphatase gives MVRVSDGEPPAQAPAAGRHPVGGPLLSVALAAMIDGVHAHSGAVYLLSPDGQVLEMAVVAGLPRAFAAPWERVVLGAPVPVCDAVRGHRLIWVADEEEMARRYPRVSVVLPYPFALAALPVATGGTVYGAVFVTWPGTHAPQLSDREREQLTSACERLALRLERAARDGRPVLPEPDLLAAPLVGGLAGTAGAVEAARMVSRLPYGLCSLDLHGRVAFANPAAAELIGERVPRLVGHQLWATVPWLNDPVYEDRYRAALFSQRPTSFVALRPPGDRLSFRLYPSTTGLSVRITRAGPVAETSGAAPRSADRPSRLVTISQVLALAGALTEAVGVEDVVQLVADELAPAVGSRAVVVLGSRAGRLRVLGHRGYPDPRVVERFDGTPLGAATPGAHALTTGVPAFLASRAELERLYPARSASPDGFAAWAYLPLIASGRPVGTCVFAYGEPHPFSTDERAVLTSVAGLVALALERALLYDVKHQLAHGLQAALLPPSLPPLPGIDAAARYLPSTRGMDIGGDFYDAVPVPGGAAAVIGDVQGHNVTAAGLMGQIRTAVRAYTTVGQTPQEVMRSTNRLLIDLGVELFASCLYLRLEPADGRAVMARAGHPPPLLRRPDGRVRVLDLAGGPLLGIDASAGYPATGVDLAPGSVLVLYTDGLIESPGVDIEDALASLGHRLGEAGELPLDELADVLVGQGGSAEERADDVALLLLRARP, from the coding sequence GTGGTCCGCGTGTCCGACGGGGAGCCGCCCGCGCAGGCACCGGCGGCCGGCCGGCACCCGGTCGGCGGTCCGCTGCTGTCCGTGGCGCTGGCCGCGATGATCGACGGGGTGCACGCCCACTCCGGTGCGGTGTACCTGCTCTCCCCCGACGGGCAGGTGCTGGAGATGGCGGTCGTGGCGGGACTGCCGCGCGCCTTCGCCGCGCCCTGGGAGCGGGTGGTGCTCGGCGCGCCCGTCCCGGTCTGCGACGCGGTGCGCGGACACCGGCTGATCTGGGTCGCCGACGAGGAGGAGATGGCCCGCCGCTACCCCCGCGTGTCCGTCGTGCTTCCCTACCCCTTCGCGCTCGCCGCGCTGCCGGTGGCGACCGGCGGCACGGTGTACGGGGCGGTCTTCGTCACCTGGCCCGGCACTCACGCCCCGCAGCTGTCCGACCGGGAGCGGGAGCAGCTGACGTCGGCCTGCGAGCGGCTGGCGCTGCGGCTGGAGCGGGCCGCGCGGGACGGCCGGCCGGTGCTTCCCGAACCGGATCTGCTCGCCGCGCCGCTCGTCGGGGGCCTGGCCGGAACCGCCGGCGCGGTCGAGGCGGCCCGGATGGTGTCCCGGCTGCCCTACGGACTGTGCTCGCTCGACCTGCACGGCCGGGTCGCCTTCGCCAACCCGGCCGCGGCCGAGCTGATCGGCGAGCGGGTCCCCCGGCTGGTGGGCCATCAACTGTGGGCGACCGTGCCGTGGCTGAACGACCCGGTGTACGAGGATCGCTACCGTGCCGCGCTGTTCAGCCAGCGCCCCACGTCGTTCGTGGCGCTGCGCCCGCCCGGCGACCGGCTGTCGTTCCGGCTGTACCCCAGCACCACGGGGCTCAGCGTGCGGATCACCCGGGCGGGGCCCGTGGCCGAGACGAGCGGGGCCGCGCCCCGGTCCGCGGACCGGCCCTCCCGGCTGGTGACCATCTCGCAGGTGCTGGCCCTCGCCGGCGCATTGACGGAGGCGGTCGGCGTGGAGGACGTGGTACAGCTCGTGGCCGACGAACTCGCCCCGGCCGTGGGCAGCAGGGCGGTGGTCGTGCTCGGTTCACGGGCGGGCCGGCTGCGCGTGCTCGGACACCGCGGCTACCCCGATCCGCGGGTGGTGGAGCGGTTCGACGGGACACCGCTCGGCGCGGCCACACCGGGCGCGCACGCGCTGACGACCGGGGTGCCGGCGTTCCTCGCGTCACGCGCGGAGCTGGAGCGGCTCTACCCGGCGCGGTCCGCGAGCCCCGACGGATTCGCGGCCTGGGCGTACCTGCCGCTGATCGCCTCCGGGCGCCCGGTGGGCACCTGTGTGTTCGCCTACGGCGAGCCGCACCCCTTCTCGACGGACGAGCGGGCGGTGCTGACCAGCGTGGCCGGACTCGTGGCGCTCGCCCTGGAACGGGCCCTGCTCTACGACGTCAAGCACCAGCTCGCGCACGGCCTCCAGGCCGCCCTGCTGCCGCCCTCCCTGCCGCCGCTCCCGGGCATCGACGCGGCGGCCCGCTACCTGCCCAGCACCCGGGGCATGGACATCGGCGGCGACTTCTACGACGCGGTGCCCGTGCCCGGCGGAGCGGCGGCCGTGATCGGCGACGTGCAGGGGCACAACGTGACCGCGGCCGGGCTGATGGGGCAGATCCGCACCGCGGTACGGGCCTACACCACCGTCGGGCAGACACCGCAGGAGGTGATGCGCAGCACCAACCGGCTGCTGATCGACCTCGGCGTGGAGCTGTTCGCGAGCTGCCTGTACCTGCGGCTCGAACCGGCCGACGGGCGGGCCGTGATGGCCCGGGCGGGGCATCCGCCGCCCCTGCTGAGACGGCCCGACGGGCGGGTGCGGGTGCTCGACCTCGCGGGCGGCCCGCTGCTCGGCATCGACGCGTCGGCCGGATACCCGGCGACCGGGGTCGACCTCGCGCCCGGTTCCGTCCTCGTCCTCTACACCGACGGACTCATCGAGTCCCCCGGCGTCGACATCGAGGACGCGCTCGCCTCCCTCGGCCACCGTCTCGGCGAGGCCGGCGAGCTTCCCCTGGACGAGCTGGCCGATGTCCTCGTCGGACAGGGCGGGAGTGCGGAGGAACGGGCGGACGACGTGGCGCTGCTGCTGTTGCGGGCCCGGCCGTGA
- a CDS encoding NHLP family bacteriocin export ABC transporter peptidase/permease/ATPase subunit — MTATAEETRGRRRAAPPRRTVPKGRRRPVRTPTVLQMEAVECGAASLAMVLGHYGRHVPLEELRIACGVSRDGSRASNLLKAARGYGLTAKGMQMDLAALAEVKAPAVLFWEFNHYVVYDGMGRRFGRRGVWVNDPGKGRRFVPMEDFDGSFTGVVLVMEPGEDFTRGGRRPGVLGAMPARLRGTAGTLPAAVLASLLLVLVGAAVPALSRTYIDMFLIGGRTSLLGVLFTSMGACVLLTLALTWLQQANLHHGRIVSSTLSSARFLRHLLRLPVTFFSQRSPADLVQRLQSNDAVAETLARDLAAAGVDAVVVVLYAVLLYTYDPQLTFVGVGVALLNVVAMRVVIRLRATRTAKLRADNARLTNTAYSGLQLIETMKATGGEDGYFRKWAGQHATTLEEQQRLGVPSAWLGVVAPTLATLNSALILWIGGMRAVEGHVSVGLLVAFQALVTRFSAPLTRLNGVAGRIQDFAADVARLKDVENFRADPLYDRPGGDSARRLHGHVRLENITFGYSPLDKPLLTGFDLTVGPGQQVALVGGSGSGKSTVSRLIAGLYTPWEGVIRIDGQRLEDIPRGALAASVSFVDQDVFLFEGTVRDNVALWDPSIPDDAVEEALRDAALYDVVMRRPGGIRSRVEQDGRNFSGGQRQRLEIARALVRRPSVLVLDEVTSALDAETELVVMDNLRRRGCACVVIAHRLSTVRDSDEIVVLQHGTVVERGRHEELVARGGAYAALVRER, encoded by the coding sequence GTGACCGCCACCGCCGAGGAAACCCGGGGCCGTCGCCGGGCCGCCCCGCCGCGGCGCACGGTCCCCAAGGGCCGCCGCCGCCCCGTGCGCACCCCCACCGTGCTCCAGATGGAGGCCGTCGAGTGCGGCGCCGCCTCCCTGGCGATGGTGCTCGGCCACTACGGCAGGCACGTCCCGCTGGAGGAGCTGCGCATCGCCTGCGGTGTCTCCCGCGACGGCTCGCGCGCCAGCAATCTGCTGAAGGCGGCGCGCGGTTACGGCCTGACCGCCAAGGGCATGCAGATGGACCTGGCCGCCCTCGCCGAGGTCAAGGCGCCGGCCGTGCTGTTCTGGGAGTTCAACCACTACGTCGTCTACGACGGCATGGGCCGCCGGTTCGGCCGTCGCGGCGTGTGGGTCAACGACCCCGGCAAGGGCCGCCGGTTCGTGCCGATGGAGGACTTCGACGGCAGCTTCACCGGTGTGGTGCTGGTGATGGAGCCGGGCGAGGACTTCACCCGGGGCGGGCGCAGGCCCGGTGTGCTCGGCGCGATGCCCGCCCGGCTGCGCGGCACGGCGGGCACGCTGCCCGCCGCGGTGCTGGCGAGCCTGCTGCTGGTGCTGGTCGGAGCGGCGGTGCCGGCGCTGAGCCGGACGTACATCGACATGTTCCTGATCGGCGGCCGCACCTCGCTGCTCGGTGTGCTGTTCACGTCCATGGGCGCGTGCGTGCTGCTGACGCTGGCGCTGACCTGGCTGCAGCAGGCGAACCTGCACCACGGCCGGATCGTCTCCTCGACCCTGTCCAGCGCCCGCTTCCTGCGCCATCTGCTGCGGCTGCCGGTCACCTTCTTCTCCCAGCGCAGCCCGGCCGACCTGGTGCAGCGGCTCCAGTCGAACGACGCGGTCGCCGAGACCCTCGCCCGCGACCTGGCGGCGGCGGGCGTGGACGCGGTGGTCGTGGTGCTCTACGCGGTGCTGCTCTACACGTACGACCCGCAGCTGACGTTCGTCGGCGTCGGGGTGGCGCTGCTGAACGTCGTCGCGATGCGGGTGGTGATCCGGCTGCGCGCGACCCGGACGGCGAAGCTGCGCGCGGACAACGCCCGGCTGACGAACACCGCCTACTCCGGTCTCCAGCTCATCGAGACGATGAAGGCGACCGGCGGCGAGGACGGCTACTTCCGCAAGTGGGCCGGGCAGCACGCGACCACCCTGGAGGAGCAGCAGCGGCTCGGTGTGCCGAGCGCCTGGCTCGGCGTGGTGGCGCCGACGCTGGCCACGCTGAACAGCGCGCTGATCCTGTGGATCGGCGGGATGCGGGCCGTCGAGGGCCATGTCTCGGTGGGTCTGCTGGTCGCCTTCCAGGCGCTGGTCACCCGCTTCAGCGCCCCGCTGACCCGGCTGAACGGCGTCGCGGGCCGCATCCAGGACTTCGCGGCGGACGTGGCCCGGCTGAAGGACGTGGAGAACTTCCGCGCGGACCCGCTCTACGACCGTCCGGGCGGCGATTCGGCACGGCGGCTGCACGGGCACGTGCGGCTGGAGAACATCACCTTCGGCTACAGCCCGCTCGACAAGCCGCTGCTGACGGGCTTCGACCTGACCGTCGGACCGGGGCAGCAGGTCGCGCTGGTCGGTGGCTCGGGCAGCGGCAAGTCGACGGTGTCCCGGCTGATCGCCGGTCTGTACACCCCGTGGGAGGGTGTCATCCGGATCGACGGGCAGCGCCTGGAGGACATTCCGCGCGGGGCCCTCGCGGCCTCCGTCTCCTTCGTCGACCAGGACGTGTTCCTGTTCGAGGGCACGGTCCGCGACAACGTGGCGCTGTGGGATCCGTCGATCCCGGACGACGCGGTCGAGGAGGCGCTGCGGGACGCGGCGCTGTACGACGTGGTGATGCGCCGTCCGGGCGGCATCCGCAGCCGGGTCGAGCAGGACGGGCGGAACTTCTCCGGCGGGCAGCGCCAGCGCCTGGAGATCGCCCGGGCACTGGTGCGCCGCCCCAGCGTCCTGGTGCTGGACGAGGTGACCAGCGCGCTCGACGCGGAGACGGAGCTGGTGGTGATGGACAACCTGCGGCGGCGCGGCTGCGCGTGCGTGGTGATCGCGCACCGGCTGTCCACCGTGCGGGACAGCGACGAGATCGTGGTCCTCCAGCACGGCACGGTCGTCGAACGCGGGCGGCACGAGGAGCTGGTGGCGCGCGGCGGCGCGTACGCGGCGCTGGTCAGGGAGCGGTGA
- a CDS encoding HlyD family efflux transporter periplasmic adaptor subunit codes for MQFRQQALARLQSPEELDLPVRLARPQGWLVLAVTVIAMAAASVWAVTGSVSSTVSAPAILTHGRGSYVLQSPVAGQVTAVLAKEGERLPADSPLLRVRTAGGETVVRTIAAGRLTALAATIGQIVPTGANVAAVEKVTAKDAPLYATVYVPAENASAIPADAPVDLTVQTVPTQEYGVLRGHVESVDRTPQTAQRIGAFLGDRQLGEQFTEDGRPVAVLVRLDRSAATPSGYAWSTTDGPPHPLTSMTLATGAIRLADQRPVDWLLP; via the coding sequence GTGCAGTTCCGCCAGCAGGCCCTCGCCAGGCTCCAGTCCCCCGAGGAGCTGGACCTGCCCGTACGGCTCGCCCGTCCGCAGGGCTGGCTCGTGCTGGCCGTGACGGTGATCGCCATGGCCGCCGCCTCGGTGTGGGCGGTGACCGGCAGTGTCTCCTCCACCGTGAGCGCGCCCGCGATCCTCACCCACGGCCGGGGCAGCTACGTCCTGCAGAGCCCCGTCGCGGGCCAGGTCACCGCGGTCCTGGCGAAGGAGGGTGAGCGGCTGCCCGCGGACTCCCCCCTGCTGAGGGTGCGGACCGCCGGGGGCGAGACCGTGGTCCGCACGATCGCCGCGGGCCGGCTGACCGCGCTGGCCGCGACGATCGGCCAGATCGTCCCGACCGGCGCGAACGTGGCCGCCGTGGAGAAGGTCACCGCGAAGGACGCCCCGCTGTACGCGACCGTGTACGTTCCCGCGGAGAACGCCTCCGCCATCCCCGCCGACGCCCCCGTGGACCTCACCGTGCAGACGGTGCCGACGCAGGAGTACGGCGTGCTGCGCGGCCACGTGGAGTCCGTGGACCGCACGCCCCAGACCGCCCAGCGGATCGGCGCGTTCCTCGGTGACCGCCAGCTCGGCGAGCAGTTCACCGAGGACGGCCGTCCCGTCGCCGTACTGGTCCGCCTGGACCGGTCCGCGGCGACGCCCAGCGGGTACGCCTGGTCGACCACGGACGGCCCGCCGCATCCCCTCACCTCCATGACGCTGGCCACCGGCGCCATCCGCCTGGCCGACCAGCGTCCCGTCGATTGGCTGCTGCCGTGA
- a CDS encoding NHLP bacteriocin export ABC transporter permease/ATPase subunit, which translates to MTTADDGDLVLGALGSLGVPVDGSALTRLDLAGPQVLWLVAAGALDLFAVDAAQQGTWHHLGRLEAGTLLLGPVAGARHTLVARPVRDCVVRRIGLRELYQPAAGQTWSYDEYGNPRYVPPATSPLEHALALGVGRGLSVLFQAPMASQGAAGVADDDVFWMQVPPGSVQYGALYGAEAAADLLMDPAVWQSMVDQQYRLLTTLDRWIEQLERTHETRTAAGIQAGERVRAQADRTLLAAIGRPSERRVTAADTDATYAACRLVARTAGITLADPGHGGAESDRLDPVERIALASRVRTRAVRLDGAWWREDVGPLVGRRALSGAPVALLWRRGGYVAVHPATGRRTPVEKANAAEFEPRAVMFYRPLPDRPPGPLGLLRFCVRGTRRDLTALLLSGLVTVAIGALVPVATGKVLGEYVPKAQAGLIGPVCAAVIVGGVVAAAFMLLQNLTILRLEGRIEASLQPAVWDRLLRLPTRFFAGRSTGELASAAMGVSAVRWLLAGVGPTVAQSVTVGAVNLGLLLWYSAPMALAALGMLVVIAAVFLGLGLWQVRWQRRLTVLTNRLNNQAFQTLRGLPKLRVAAAENYAYAAWAGEFARSRELQQRLGRIKNLSAVLGAVHLPLCSLAMFMLLAGPARGAMSAADFLAFHTSVTMLLTSVTQLTGAFVSLVAALPLYEQIKPVLRELPEVRTASTRPGRLSGAIEARRLSFRYSDDGPLVLDDVSFAVRPGEFVAIVGPSGCGKSTLLRLLIGFDPPTSGSVLYDGQDLAALDRSAVRRQCGVVLQHAQPFTGSILDVICGTEPYTQEEAMAAAEMAGLADDIRRMPMGLHTIVAGNEAVSGGQRQRLMIAQALIRRPRILFFDEATSALDNETQRRVIESTKALRATRVVIAHRLSTVLDADRVIVMEDGKVAQQGPPAQLLADTGGRLHELVRRQLA; encoded by the coding sequence ATGACGACGGCCGACGACGGCGACCTGGTCCTCGGGGCGCTGGGCTCACTGGGCGTGCCGGTCGACGGGTCGGCCCTGACCCGGCTCGACCTGGCGGGTCCGCAGGTGCTGTGGCTGGTCGCGGCGGGTGCGCTGGACCTGTTCGCGGTGGACGCGGCGCAGCAGGGCACCTGGCACCACCTGGGCCGCCTGGAGGCGGGCACCCTGCTGCTCGGTCCGGTCGCGGGAGCGCGGCACACGCTGGTGGCCAGGCCGGTGCGGGACTGCGTGGTGCGCCGTATCGGCCTGCGCGAGCTGTACCAGCCGGCGGCCGGCCAGACGTGGTCGTACGACGAGTACGGCAACCCGCGGTACGTGCCGCCGGCGACGAGCCCGCTGGAGCACGCCCTCGCGCTGGGCGTGGGCCGCGGTCTGTCGGTGCTCTTCCAGGCGCCGATGGCGTCCCAGGGCGCGGCCGGGGTGGCCGACGACGACGTGTTCTGGATGCAGGTGCCGCCCGGCAGCGTCCAGTACGGCGCGCTGTACGGCGCGGAGGCCGCCGCCGACCTGCTGATGGACCCGGCGGTGTGGCAGAGCATGGTGGACCAGCAGTACCGCCTGCTGACCACGCTCGACCGCTGGATCGAGCAGCTGGAGCGCACCCACGAGACGCGCACCGCGGCCGGCATCCAGGCCGGTGAGCGGGTTCGCGCGCAGGCCGACCGGACGCTGCTGGCGGCCATCGGGCGCCCCTCGGAGCGGCGCGTCACGGCCGCCGACACGGACGCCACCTACGCGGCGTGCCGGCTGGTGGCCCGGACGGCCGGGATCACGCTCGCCGACCCGGGGCACGGCGGCGCCGAGAGCGACCGCCTCGACCCGGTCGAGCGGATCGCGCTCGCCTCCCGGGTGCGCACCCGGGCGGTCCGGCTGGACGGCGCCTGGTGGCGGGAGGACGTCGGTCCGCTGGTCGGCCGGCGGGCGCTGTCCGGGGCGCCGGTCGCGCTGCTGTGGCGGCGCGGGGGCTATGTGGCCGTCCATCCGGCGACCGGCCGCCGGACGCCGGTCGAGAAGGCGAACGCGGCCGAGTTCGAGCCGCGCGCGGTGATGTTCTACCGGCCGCTGCCGGACCGCCCGCCCGGCCCGCTGGGGCTGCTGCGGTTCTGCGTGCGGGGCACCCGCCGCGATCTGACGGCGCTGCTGCTCAGCGGGCTGGTGACGGTGGCGATCGGCGCACTGGTGCCGGTCGCCACCGGCAAGGTGCTCGGCGAGTACGTGCCGAAGGCGCAGGCCGGCCTGATCGGGCCGGTGTGCGCGGCGGTGATCGTCGGCGGTGTGGTCGCGGCGGCGTTCATGCTGCTGCAGAACCTGACGATCCTGCGGCTGGAGGGCCGGATCGAGGCGTCGCTCCAGCCGGCGGTGTGGGACCGGCTGCTGCGGCTGCCGACGAGGTTCTTCGCGGGGCGGTCCACCGGCGAGCTGGCGAGCGCGGCGATGGGCGTCAGCGCCGTCCGGTGGCTGCTGGCGGGCGTCGGGCCCACGGTCGCCCAGTCGGTGACGGTCGGGGCGGTGAACCTGGGCCTGCTGCTCTGGTACAGCGCGCCGATGGCGCTGGCGGCGCTGGGCATGCTCGTGGTCATCGCCGCCGTCTTCCTGGGCCTCGGACTGTGGCAGGTGCGGTGGCAGCGGCGGCTGACGGTGCTCACCAACCGGCTGAACAACCAGGCGTTCCAGACCCTGCGGGGCCTGCCGAAGCTGCGGGTGGCGGCGGCGGAGAACTACGCGTACGCCGCGTGGGCGGGTGAGTTCGCGCGCAGCCGGGAGCTCCAGCAGCGGCTCGGCCGGATCAAGAACCTGAGCGCGGTGCTCGGCGCCGTCCACCTGCCGCTGTGCTCGCTGGCGATGTTCATGCTGCTCGCCGGTCCGGCTCGGGGCGCGATGTCGGCGGCCGACTTCCTGGCCTTCCACACCTCGGTGACCATGCTGCTCACCTCGGTCACCCAGTTGACCGGCGCGTTCGTGTCGCTGGTCGCGGCACTGCCGCTGTACGAGCAGATCAAGCCGGTGCTGCGGGAGCTGCCGGAGGTGCGCACGGCCAGCACCCGGCCGGGACGGCTGTCCGGCGCGATCGAGGCACGGCGGCTCTCCTTCCGCTACTCCGACGACGGGCCGCTGGTCCTCGACGACGTCTCGTTCGCCGTCCGGCCAGGGGAGTTCGTGGCGATCGTCGGGCCGAGCGGCTGCGGCAAGTCGACGCTGCTGCGGCTGCTGATCGGCTTCGACCCTCCCACCTCGGGCAGCGTCCTCTACGACGGGCAGGACCTGGCCGCGCTCGACCGGTCGGCCGTGCGGCGGCAGTGCGGGGTGGTGCTCCAGCACGCCCAGCCGTTCACCGGGTCGATCCTGGACGTCATCTGCGGCACCGAGCCGTACACCCAGGAGGAGGCGATGGCGGCGGCCGAGATGGCGGGGCTCGCGGACGACATCCGGCGCATGCCGATGGGTCTGCACACCATCGTCGCGGGCAACGAAGCGGTCTCGGGCGGCCAGCGACAGCGGCTGATGATCGCGCAGGCGCTGATCCGCCGGCCCCGCATCCTCTTCTTCGACGAGGCGACCAGCGCGCTGGACAACGAGACCCAGCGGCGGGTCATCGAGAGCACCAAGGCGCTCCGGGCCACCCGGGTCGTCATCGCGCACCGGCTGTCGACCGTGCTGGACGCCGACCGGGTGATCGTGATGGAGGACGGCAAGGTCGCCCAGCAGGGCCCGCCGGCCCAGCTCCTCGCCGACACGGGAGGGCGGCTGCACGAGCTGGTCCGCCGGCAGCTGGCCTGA
- a CDS encoding PaaI family thioesterase has translation MTMTTADAEKILSANFAPWVLELGLRVEALGSDRATLRLPWSDRLAREGGALSGQALMAAADTTTVIAVSAARGGFVPMTTVQQSTSFQRAVTGADVLVTAVLTKLGRRMAFADVALRAEPSGDLAAQASTVYALLG, from the coding sequence ATGACGATGACCACGGCCGACGCCGAGAAGATCCTCTCCGCCAACTTCGCCCCCTGGGTGCTGGAACTGGGCCTCAGGGTCGAGGCGTTGGGCAGTGACCGGGCGACGCTGCGGCTGCCCTGGTCGGACCGGCTGGCGCGGGAGGGCGGTGCGCTGTCGGGGCAGGCGCTGATGGCCGCGGCGGACACGACGACGGTGATCGCGGTGTCGGCGGCGCGGGGCGGCTTCGTGCCGATGACGACGGTTCAGCAGTCGACGTCCTTCCAGCGCGCGGTGACCGGCGCGGACGTCCTGGTGACGGCGGTGCTCACCAAGCTGGGCCGCCGGATGGCGTTCGCCGATGTCGCGCTGAGGGCGGAGCCGTCGGGGGATCTCGCGGCGCAGGCCAGCACGGTCTACGCCCTGCTGGGCTGA